The following proteins are encoded in a genomic region of Takifugu flavidus isolate HTHZ2018 chromosome 3, ASM371156v2, whole genome shotgun sequence:
- the LOC130522149 gene encoding uncharacterized protein LOC130522149, translating to MASAKFVFCLMCLEKIATREFSPSLDWKTNFILVKPGQNLTLPCLHRDDVSTKISLFKQILGERPRLICTYWISSKHWIFVNDFKTNPRFQIHPANKGAYLTISDLELSDSATYYCVNQYLTVFDFLEGYKVIVEGSGLTIDQSASQSIQAEGSVMLNCTVHTGWTCDGDHTVYWFRNSGPSQLGLMYSHTGRNKQCERKTNTCFYSFSMKNLNTSQTGTYYCAVAACGHILFGNGTKLVFEDKGNHLVLVYFLSAAWIFTIIVVVFLSISVFMTKARNSHHSLDSQSRFPASSTANAEGYQEEDNLHYAAFRVNQPNRLRKENRQNKCVYSALRQ from the exons ATGGCATCTGCaaagtttgttttctgtctgatgtgCTTAGAGAAAATTG CTACAAgggaattttctccatctttggattggaagaccaattttatcttggtcaaacctggacagaacctgactttgccgtgtcttcacagagatgatgtTTCTACCAAGATCTCTTTGTTTAAACAAATTCTGGGAGAGAGGCCGAGGCTGATCTGTACGTACTGGATATCAAGTAAACATTGGATATTTGTtaatgacttcaaaaccaatccacGTTTCCAAATACATCCTGCTAACAAAGGAGCTTATCTGACAATATCAGATTTGgagttatcagactcagccacctattactgtgtaaatcagtatttaacAGTATTTGACTTTCTAGAAGGCTATAaagtcattgtagagggttcagggttgaccatagatcagtcagcatcacagtctatccaagcagaaggttccgtgatgctgaattgtacagtacatactgggtggacttgtgatggggatcacactgtttactggttcagaaactctggaccatctcaactgggactcatgtacagccatacaggcaggaataagcagtgtgagaggaaaaccaacacctgtttctacagcttctccatgaagaacctgaacacttctcagactgggacctactattgtgctgttgcagcatgtggacacattctgtttggaaatggaaccaagctggtgtttgagg ATAaaggaaaccatcttgttttggtgtatttcctgagtgcggcctggatatttaccatcatcgTCGTTGTTTTCTTGTCCATTTCAGTATTTATGACAAAAGCAAGAAACAgtcatcactctctgg ACTCACAATCAAGGTTCCCAGCCTCATCCACAgcaaatgcagag GGCTATCAAGAGGAAGACAACCTCCATTATGCAGCTTTCAGGGTCAACCAGCCCAACAGATTAAGGAAGGAGAACAGACAGAATAAATGTGTGTACTCTGCTTTGAGGCAATAG
- the LOC130522153 gene encoding uncharacterized protein LOC130522153 isoform X1 — MLKNMLGLLPHPFPSAARLSLIKVAWLSHSCRITMKRLDLFTALLCSLSWIFISGSGPETVEVRQGEDVTLACSNTSTEQSQTIWFRLVNRTKPNAIASMFTPTQKALICPGFDKTKFNMTSNISTIFVHIMRADLSDSGLYFCGIYGQKCIEFSAVTFLNVTQFQDGEDDKLNDLNESQNQCSDTSPKLNIILSGLCILLTIIIIALAFKVKNLKSAVRNVPQQEGNQDYFCGMYTHKCIEFSTVTFLNVTQFRDGEDDKLSRIRRMIPTKVRSSSHCEPFQFHSFTVSASAICLNIYYRIISVASTV; from the exons ATGTTGAAGAACATGCTTGGTTTGCTACCCCACCCATTTCCATCAGCGGCCCGTTTGTCACTGATAAAAGTGGCCTGGCTGAGCCACAGTTGTAGAATCACAATGAAGAGGTTGGACTTGTTCACAGCTCTACTCTGCAGTCTGA gcTGGATTTTCATCTCAGGCTCTGGCCCTGAGACTGTGGAGGTTCGCCAGGGTGAAGATGTCACCCTGGCCTGTTCCAATACTTCTACAGAGCAAAGTCAGACCATTTGGTTCAGACTGGTCAACAGAACCAAGCCCAACGCCATCGCATCAATGTTCACCCCTACACAGAAAGCTCTaatctgccctggatttgataaAACTAAATTTAATATGACTTCCAACATCTCAACTATTTTTGTTCACATCATGCGAGCAGATTTATCTGATTCTGGACTCTATTTCTGTGGAATATACGGACAAAAATGTATTGAATTCTCTGCggtgacatttttaaatgttacacaaTTTCAAG ATGGTGAAGATGACAAGTTAAACGATCTCAACGAATCTCAGA acCAGTGCAGTGACACGTCACCAAAACTAAATATTATTTTGAGTGGTCTTTGCATTCTCCTCACAATAATCATCATCGCTCTGGCTTTCAAAGTCAAAAACCTCAAGAGTG CTGTGAGAAATGTCCCACAGCAAGAGGGCAATCAAG ACTATTTCTGTGGAAtgtacacacacaaatgtattGAATTCTCTACggtgacatttttaaatgttacacaaTTTCGAG ATGGTGAAGATGACAAGTTAAGCAGGATCAGAAGAATGATTCCCACCAAAGTAAGATCTTCTTCTCACTGTGAACCATTTCAGTTTCATTCATTTACAGTTTCTGCCTCTGCAATATGCTTAAACATTTACTATAGAATTATATCAGTGGCCTCTACAGTATAA
- the LOC130522153 gene encoding uncharacterized protein LOC130522153 isoform X2 gives MPEVPQSNMHSWIFISGSGPETVEVRQGEDVTLACSNTSTEQSQTIWFRLVNRTKPNAIASMFTPTQKALICPGFDKTKFNMTSNISTIFVHIMRADLSDSGLYFCGIYGQKCIEFSAVTFLNVTQFQDGEDDKLNDLNESQNQCSDTSPKLNIILSGLCILLTIIIIALAFKVKNLKSAVRNVPQQEGNQDYFCGMYTHKCIEFSTVTFLNVTQFRDGEDDKLSRIRRMIPTKVRSSSHCEPFQFHSFTVSASAICLNIYYRIISVASTV, from the exons atgccagaagtcccacaaagcaacatgcata gcTGGATTTTCATCTCAGGCTCTGGCCCTGAGACTGTGGAGGTTCGCCAGGGTGAAGATGTCACCCTGGCCTGTTCCAATACTTCTACAGAGCAAAGTCAGACCATTTGGTTCAGACTGGTCAACAGAACCAAGCCCAACGCCATCGCATCAATGTTCACCCCTACACAGAAAGCTCTaatctgccctggatttgataaAACTAAATTTAATATGACTTCCAACATCTCAACTATTTTTGTTCACATCATGCGAGCAGATTTATCTGATTCTGGACTCTATTTCTGTGGAATATACGGACAAAAATGTATTGAATTCTCTGCggtgacatttttaaatgttacacaaTTTCAAG ATGGTGAAGATGACAAGTTAAACGATCTCAACGAATCTCAGA acCAGTGCAGTGACACGTCACCAAAACTAAATATTATTTTGAGTGGTCTTTGCATTCTCCTCACAATAATCATCATCGCTCTGGCTTTCAAAGTCAAAAACCTCAAGAGTG CTGTGAGAAATGTCCCACAGCAAGAGGGCAATCAAG ACTATTTCTGTGGAAtgtacacacacaaatgtattGAATTCTCTACggtgacatttttaaatgttacacaaTTTCGAG ATGGTGAAGATGACAAGTTAAGCAGGATCAGAAGAATGATTCCCACCAAAGTAAGATCTTCTTCTCACTGTGAACCATTTCAGTTTCATTCATTTACAGTTTCTGCCTCTGCAATATGCTTAAACATTTACTATAGAATTATATCAGTGGCCTCTACAGTATAA
- the LOC130522156 gene encoding uncharacterized protein LOC130522156 has product MKGPQLSCWTSLSNSMKRLVALLSICALGRVSVSALHVKTVDSQPGKEATLTCSRICQQSCLTFWFKWVSGTNAVCVSVMIGDGAKPGYCEGYKSGKFVMGVTNSSVFLNIIQVDVSDSGSYFCGFYTEGLLYFTGVQLNIKGDNESYEKDNHTHGEKRDSLLMICMGCLSTFLLMIIIGLIVKLRKLQRAHKPQKTPTTLERNDFEEIEELKYATVAFQPKQGRQRRDAEQNVIYSATRLNRN; this is encoded by the exons ATGAAGGGGCCACAGTTAAGTTGTTGGACATCGTTGAGCAACAGCATGAAGCGCCTGGTCGCCTTACTGAGTATCTGTGCCCTCG GCAGGGTTTCTGTCTCAGCGCTCCACGTTAAGACCGTGGACTCACAGCCAGGAAAAGAAGCAACGCTAACCTGCTCCAGAATTTGTCAGCAGAGTTGCCTGACTTTCTGGTTCAAATGGGTCAGTGGAACCAATGCTGTCTGCGTCTCTGTCATGATCGGAGATGGGGCCAAACCTGGATACTGCGAAGGCTACAAAAGTGGAAAATTTGTAATGGGAGTTACAAATTCCTCCGTCTTTCTCAACATCATTCAAGTGGATGTGTCTGACTCAGGATCTTACTTCTGTGGGTTTTACACAGAAGGACTTCTGTATTTTACAGGAGTGCAATTGAATATTAAGG ggGACAACGAATCATATGAAAAGGACAACCACACCCATGGTG AAAAACGTGACAGTCTTCTAATGATATGTATGGGCTGTCTCTCCACCTTCCTTCTGATGATCATTATTGGCTTGATTGTGAAACTGAGGAAACttcagagag CTCATAAACCCCAAAAGACTCCTACAACATTGGAG AGGAACGATTTTGAGGAGATCGAGGAGTTAAAATATGCAACTGTAGCTTTTCAACCAAAACaaggaagacaaagaagagatgcagaacaaaatgttatttattcGGCTACCAGACTCAACAGGAATTAA
- the LOC130522155 gene encoding uncharacterized protein LOC130522155 yields MIIPHPFPSTARLSLIKVAWLSHSCRITMKRLDLFTALLCSLSWIFISGSGPETVEVRQGEDVTLACSNTSTEQSQTIWFRLVNRTKPNAIASMFIPTQKALICPGFDKSKFNMTSNISTIFVHIMRADLSDSGLYFCGIYTHKCIELSTVTFLNVTQFQDGEDDNNLNESQNQCSDTSPKLNIILSGLCILLTIIIIALAFKVKNLKSAVRNVPQQEAIKDLGLDNINYAALTFRPKPKRNLTRASKSEQEPTVIYAATR; encoded by the exons ATGATAATACCCCACCCATTTCCATCAACGGCCCGTTTGTCACTGATAAAAGTGGCCTGGCTGAGCCACAGTTGTAGAATCACAATGAAGAGGTTGGACTTGTTCACAGCTCTACTCTGCAGTCTGA gcTGGATTTTCATCTCAGGCTCTGGCCCTGAGACTGTGGAGGTTCGCCAGGGTGAAGATGTCACCCTGGCCTGTTCCAATACTTCTACAGAGCAAAGTCAGACCATTTGGTTCAGACTGGTCAACAGAACCAAGCCCAACGCCATCGCATCAATGTTCATCCCTACACAGAAAGCTCTaatctgccctggatttgataaAAGTAAATTTAATATGACTTCCAACATCTCAACTATTTTTGTTCACATCATGCGAGCAGATTTATCTGATTCCGGACTCTATTTCTGTggaatatacacacacaaatgtattGAACTCTCTACggtgacatttttaaatgttacacaaTTTCAAG ATGGTGAAGATGACAACAATCTCAACGAATCTCAGA acCAGTGCAGTGACACGTCACCAAAACTAAATATTATTTTGAGTGGTCTTTGCATTCTCCTCACAATAATCATCATCGCTCTGGCTTTCAAAGTCAAAAACCTCAAGAGTG CTGTGAGAAATGTCCCACAGCAAGAGGCAATCAAG GATTTGGGCTTGGATAACATCAACTACGCAGCTCTTACATTTCGGCCAAAGCCGAAGAGAAACCTCACACGTGCATCAAAGAGTGAGCAGGAACCAACTGTCATTTATGCAGCCACCAGATGA